The nucleotide sequence CAAATAATTTGCAATGTTAAGCTAAGAGCATTCCATGGTTAGAATAGGATCCATGGTTTACTTACATATCCTGAGGAAGTGTGGAATCATCTGTATTCGCATATAGAAACAAGGAGCCACCACTATTAATACTTAGAAACTTTAAAGATGCCAAATCTGTATATTCATTGGTGACAGCAAATATGTCCACAGAAACACCTGCTTGAACAGCGACAACAGCCTAACCATGTTGATCAGGATTACATTTTCAAACATGTGGTTCCAAAGCTATCAATCATATATTAAGTCAACTTACCAAATCTTTGTAAAATGGTGTCTGTTCAGGTAGCAACGCGAGATCCGCATCCTCCCCTTTGCTTGCATATTGCTCACCATACCTACTTGTGTCTAATTGCCCAGCTCCATAATCAGGGGGGCCAGAAAGAAAGGCAAATACCCTAGCTGTTATTCATTGAACAAAAACACTTCCATTAATATGTCAACCCGGACACAAGGGCAAAAAGGTGTATGGCATAGACCACAAGCTAGAATCTCATTCTAAAATATTCTAGACAGATTAGGTTGAAGCTAGCATTATGTAGTATGGATTTATTATACCGAGTGCAAATGTATTGCCATAATCTGAACTCAGATAACTAACAAGAGCTTCCATTGCTGATCCAAAGCCCCGGCCACCTAACAACATGCCATCCCAACCTTGTACTGTAGGTGTGGATCTTTCCCATGAAGTTGTAGGTTTTAGAGTGTCGAGAGCCGTAGCAATCTGATCCTTACAACTTTCGACCTGTTAATGGTAAAATCTAAGCTCAGACCTCAAGCATGCACACAATACAAAAACATTCTGAATAGCAGGGAAATTtaatgatttcataagaagatgcTTCACTTGATAGAACTTAGAACCGTACAGGAGCCAGAAATGCAAGCAGTGGCATGACATCTTCAAGGGAAACTGGTAATTGACCATCTGATTCAGGAAGGATAAAGACATTTTTAACAACTGGTATAGGACCTTGAACATCATACAAGCCAATCTTGTGACTGAACGTAACAAGCCCAAACAAAGACCCCGGAGCCAGAGCTGCAAACATACAATCGATAGGTCAGGACattcagaaaaatatttattgaagCTAGGCGACAAGTATGTAACCTCAAGGGTATAACACAATTTACCAGATTCCAGATCCCTCACCTTCAAGAGCTGCCAGAAGAGCACTTTTGACGAGTTCCAAGAACTCTTCAGAAGCTGCAGAGTTGAAAATGTCAAGCAAGTGATCTAGACACTAAGTGGGTATGAAGAAGCAGATCTTTCCGTGTAGTACACTATAGATACATTTTAGCAAATCAACTCAAGAAATAAATGACAGAAATGATGGAATGCttcatcaataaaaaaatcaaagcaATTCTTAATGCCAAAAATGGGCTATAATAATCATacaatagtaacataatataagcGCATCAAATGTATTAGTCATAATATTATAACTAAGATTTGCATGCAAAGTAGGCAAGTGGATCTTTGAACTATCATGTCAcaattaaagaaaataatatttatgctATAGATAATATGGTGAATAAGCTCAAAGGCTGACAAAGTTGCCTGGCGTTATAAAACTACAAAACACGTTTAATACTCTTCTCCGATCATTCTACACCAACTTCTTAACCCACAGAAAATCCAACACATTGCAAGAACCCTTATCACATCTGAGTGCAATGTGATGAATCACTTGATGGTGATCCTTTGCTCTTCAGAAAAATCTAGTTGAATAAACTTGTACTAAAGATCAATATGCAGAGGCAATATGAACTACGAAATTATATAGGGCAAAACAAGAATgttatttttctatcttttcaTTTCGTATGATTACAGTATGAAAAACACAATACACTTCTCAAAGAATGAACAGTTAAACCTGTACGCAAATGATGAAATcaaaatccataaatcataaggagTCTCGTATCTTACAACACAAATCCACTGCCGCAACATAGACCGGCCGAGCTTGCGTCATCCCTTCCTCGGATCCATCCCCTACGCATCCAAAAATTTTCTTTCGTCATAGGAATAAAAGTAAATAGATAAAGAAACCCTAGAAATCTCAAGAAACGAACGAACCCACCGTGCTATAAGTAAATGAATAAAGAAACCCTAGAAATCTCAAGAAACGGAAGAACCCACCGGGGATCTCGAGATCCACGAAAGAAGAAGACAGGTCGGGGCAGGACTCCGGCTGGGAGTAGCGAGAGACGGCGTGGGAGGTGAGCCCGTTGAGGGAGCCGCAGATGGCGCAGCTCCACGTCCACTGGTCGAGCTCGCAGTAAGTGTTAAAGTAGGCCCAGCAGTTGTCGCACCGGGGAAGGAGGTGGCCCTCGGAACCCCGCGCCGGCAGGTTCCCGCGCTCGTCCACCGCGGAGAAGGGCGTGACGGCGATCCCCCACGGGATGCCGCACGTCTCCAGGGCTTCGGAGTCCACCGGAAAGCAGGCGACGCTCGCCCGGACCGCCATCGATAGAGTCCTCGCAAGGAGATACGAATCGGGGACGAAAGAGTACCGGAAGGTGCGCCCGTCGCCGGAGGCGTTTGTCACCGCGTCCGCGTTTTGCGTTTTCTCGGAGCGGAACGTTTCGGGTTCGGATCCTGAAGTTACAAAAGAACCGGGCCGGGTCGTCTTTTCTGAAAGCGACTCCGAAGCCCATACGTCACTCCACAAACTTTAATAGTCGTGCTTGATTGTCAGCGGGCCGGATAAGGGGGTCGTTTCGGGTTCGGATCCGAGAGCTATTCAAGAACTGGGTCGGGTCGTCTTTTGCTAAAACGGCTCCGATGCCGCTGacaatacatcatcatcatcatctccgaaTACAAAAACCAGTAGCAGAAAGAACATTCGAGGAACCAAAGACCATGTTTTGTGAGTAGAGAATCCCTTTAATCACATACAACATGCAACAGAGAGATACATTCTAATAGCATTGTGATGAGCTCCAGTCGAATAAACACAAATAATACAAGAAAATAAATTGGAACGATCAATGGAGGATGCAAGTGTTGGTATGGAGGAGTGGAGTGGCCAACACTTACAGAGTTGCAGGAAAGGAGGACAGTTTGCTCAGCAACATATGGGGCAGTGAATTAGACCATTCTCGTTACAGACTCCACACTTCAccatcttcttctgctcttcatcCAACACCTTGCAGCTGCCGCTGCAATCCATACACATGATGAACCTCAACCCAGCGCAGCCCTCGCAGGAGGACGCTGCCCTTGGAATCCCCTCCAGCAGCAGCTCCAGTTTCCCTTCGTCTTCCAACCTCAGCACCTCCTCGGCGCCGCCGATGAGCCTCCCCCTGACGAAAGCTGCAGGGACCTTGACTTCCTTTGATCCCATTAGCGACCTCAGTTCCTCTCGGTATCCCGAGTCCATGGAGATATCCCTCTCCATGATTCGGACATGGTAGGACTCTAGCGTGGATCTGACGGCATTGCAGTCCTCGAACGTCTTCCTTATCCCCCGCAGCGTCGTCGTGTACAGAACCACCGTGTTCTGTCCTCCCGGAGGGCACTTCTCCTGGTAGGACCGAAGCAGGAAACTGGGATCATGGGCTTTTCGGTTTCTAGGAGATAAAGGTACCATCTTTTTTATCTGCTCCCCTTCCTGCAAGTATTCCCTCTCCAGGGACGCAACGAGCTCTGGATCAAAGAAAGGGCTCAGACTCCTCCTCGACGCAGACCCCCTAGAATCTCTCCCGGATGCCTTGCCGGCATCAGTGAGACTGTTCTTGCACGGAGTCTGCGCTGCTAATCCGATCCGCTTCCCGTTGTCCGAAGAACTGAAGGGCCTCAGTATCCGATTCGAGTCAAGATCCCCGCTTTTAGGATCCCGCCGCTGCGGCGCGTTCTCCTTCCCTAACGCTCTCCTTATCTGCTTCTTGGGCGACGCCGAGACCTTCGAAGCATGGAGTTTCGCGGGCTTCTTTAGCGGTCTCCAGAACGGCGTCTCGTCAGCTAGGTCCTCCATGAGTTCCCGTGCATCGATGACCTCCGAGGGCACTTCCTTCGCGACGCTCTTATCGAATCGATCGATGGTGAGATCAGCACGAGGAGATCTCCTGCATTCCCTCTTGATGACTTCCTCTGCTTCTTCGGCGTCGCACTTCTTCCCGTGAGGTTCACTACGGTCGAGGTTTAGGACGCCGTAGGTGGTGGAGGTGAGCAAGACGACGTGGTTGGGGCACTCGCTGGTCAATCCGACGCCGTCGGAGATGAAGATCCCGGGGTCGAGATCGTCTTCGGCGAGTGGTTTGGAGGAGATGCAACCCATTCCCTTCTATCTCTGTAACTTCTTCGTCTTCCTCTCGGTTGGAATCGTGTGTTTGAAATGTAACGGTTACGAGCGGTGTGGCTCTCCTCATAACGAGTTTGCAACGGTCAAAACATCTCATCGTTCGCATTCTTGTCTCATCTCGTGTCCCGGCAACCAATCATGCTGTGCGGGCATGTTCGGTGTGGCGAAATCTGAGCCATGCATTTGCTTCAATCAACGCACTGTGATCACataataaagatatatatatacattaatttattattcttattatatatatatatatatatatatattaggaaaATTGAAAGATAACAATGTAAGTTTGGATGCTTGGAGGGAAGTAACGGAGACATGGGAAGCTCTCTCATGCGGCGCCGACCCAATTCCTGCAGGTGAAGCCGGGCAGCGCCACCGGTGACGCCACTTCCTGCAGCTCTTGCTTAATGCTTACTCTCTGCGAAATGTAAGTCTTTTATTGCTCTAGATGCAGCGGTAGAGGTCGAAGACGTCGAACCAGCGTCATCGCCATCGTCACCTCAAGTGGTGGGCGGCGGGGACAAACGTTGGTGGGGAGGAGGAGCTCGCAGTGGGTCCGATGAATGATGTAGACTGCTCCCccttctctgtctctctctctctctctctctcaaaattgCAAGACAAGCAAGCGAATTCCAACTGTTGATTTCTCTTGACTCAGATGAAGACAGAACAAGTACTAAAGATGGTGACAGGACCAAAGAAACATagatctccttcttcttcttcttctttcttgttcagGGCATGGCGATGTGGAGATGGACCACCGACGCTGTTCTTTCCCGGAACACGAAGGCCAATAACTAATGGCCATGCCAGGCCTTGGAATGGCCGAGGGAGAAGGGTATGTAACGTTCAATGAACGGAAGCACGAGGGAATCGTTTGCATGTTCCACCAGGAGCCGTGTTGACAGCGCAATCCTACCACCTATTTGAATCACGCGTTTCTTGCAGCCACCATGGATCGATCATGTCGGTTTGTCGTTGGCCATCTACTGATCTCATGATGCCATTTCACTCTCAAGGAGTTAAAACCATGTTCATGGATGATGATCCTGGAAGTCAACGTCAGGGTTAACTGGTAAGCCCTGGCACCTTGTGGTCAAACCACTAGCCATGCGTTGAGTGGTGCCTCTGGGCTTCAACCATCCTCACCACTAAAAACTAATGGGGAGTTGATGGCAGCTCCTCCACTCGCTGGTGCATTAGTCTTCAGATTCTCTGGAAGTGCAGGAGATCGACCCACCAACGGAGTCCATTGATCTCAGGTTTCATCTTGCCAGCAAACAACTTTGATTGGTGGTATCAAAGTGAGGAGGTCTGTCCATGGCATCCAAGCAATATCTTGCCAAGAGAGGGTCGTTCTTCCAAGCTTCGCCTTTTAAATATGGAGACTCCCTCCCTCCTTTCCAGCCTCCGCCTTTGATCCCGATAAGGCTGAACAGCAGTGTTGGCATGGGGAATTGCTTGATTCTTCAGGAGAAGAAGGTGATCGAGATAATGAGGATGGATGGGGAGGTTCTTCGATACCCTTCACCTCTCAAGGTGCAACAGGTGCTGAACGAGTTCCCTGGGCACGCAATCTCCGACGCACTTCCGGTGATCGCCTGCCTGGATCCGGAGAAGCGTATGAGACATGGGCAGCTGTACTATCTCCTCCCTCCCAAGAAGCCGGTGGCAGAGACCAGTGCAGGAGAGGGCCTCGTCAGAATCAAGCTGGTGGTGTCCAAGCAAGAGCTGAAGGAGATGGTGAGGAAAGGAGGGGTCTCCCTTGATGACATGATGTCTCTTCTCCGAAGAGAGCAGCAAGGCAGAGGCGGCGCAAGCGAGAAAGAGAGGGCCATGGAGTGGAGGCCTACCCTGGAAAGCATACCGGAAGGGAATGATCTCTGCTAAGAACAGAGCTCCTGGGTTATCTAGCTGAAGGTTGatgcatgtacatatatatatatatatatatatatatatatatatatcatcaaaggggttctctttctcttttcttctctttcctcCACCAGAGAAGGCAAAGAAAACCCATCATCAATTGATCACTCTATTAAACAGCTTTTGGACTTCCTAGTAATTCATGCTGATGAACATGAGAAATCTGTGTCATGTTATTTTCATGATAACAAGTTAGCATCACATCTTCCAGCTATTTCTAATCCCAAACTGTCGTGTGGTGAGACAAAAGTTCTGCAGTGACTTGGGATTCCAATCGTGGATCAGTGGAGCA is from Musa acuminata AAA Group cultivar baxijiao chromosome BXJ1-6, Cavendish_Baxijiao_AAA, whole genome shotgun sequence and encodes:
- the LOC135676233 gene encoding uncharacterized protein At3g28850-like; this encodes MGCISSKPLAEDDLDPGIFISDGVGLTSECPNHVVLLTSTTYGVLNLDRSEPHGKKCDAEEAEEVIKRECRRSPRADLTIDRFDKSVAKEVPSEVIDARELMEDLADETPFWRPLKKPAKLHASKVSASPKKQIRRALGKENAPQRRDPKSGDLDSNRILRPFSSSDNGKRIGLAAQTPCKNSLTDAGKASGRDSRGSASRRSLSPFFDPELVASLEREYLQEGEQIKKMVPLSPRNRKAHDPSFLLRSYQEKCPPGGQNTVVLYTTTLRGIRKTFEDCNAVRSTLESYHVRIMERDISMDSGYREELRSLMGSKEVKVPAAFVRGRLIGGAEEVLRLEDEGKLELLLEGIPRAASSCEGCAGLRFIMCMDCSGSCKVLDEEQKKMVKCGVCNENGLIHCPICC
- the LOC135676235 gene encoding uncharacterized protein LOC135676235 — its product is MASKQYLAKRGSFFQASPFKYGDSLPPFQPPPLIPIRLNSSVGMGNCLILQEKKVIEIMRMDGEVLRYPSPLKVQQVLNEFPGHAISDALPVIACLDPEKRMRHGQLYYLLPPKKPVAETSAGEGLVRIKLVVSKQELKEMVRKGGVSLDDMMSLLRREQQGRGGASEKERAMEWRPTLESIPEGNDLC